The Achromobacter deleyi genome has a window encoding:
- a CDS encoding SDR family oxidoreductase, whose translation MSAAPDTLAGKTALVTGGSRGIGRAIALALGRRGARVAVHYNSASEAADEVVGQIQAAGGLAWTLQADLAEPDSPARLAEQARHALRERTGDDGLDILVNNAGVGLRARLPEVTPQDFDRVLQVNLKTPFFLIQHCLPFLRDAGRIINISSMGTRAAYPEMSVYAPAKAGLEALTLLLASELGARGITVNAVLPGATATDLNLRARDPEISRVIARTIALGRVGQPEDIADIVAFLASHEGRWVTGQSIDATGGQRL comes from the coding sequence ATGAGCGCCGCTCCTGATACCTTGGCCGGCAAGACCGCCCTCGTCACCGGCGGCAGCCGCGGCATCGGCCGCGCCATCGCGCTGGCGCTGGGCCGGCGCGGCGCGCGCGTCGCCGTCCACTACAACTCGGCAAGCGAGGCAGCCGATGAGGTCGTCGGCCAGATCCAGGCGGCCGGCGGGCTGGCCTGGACCTTGCAGGCCGACCTGGCGGAGCCGGATTCGCCCGCCAGGCTGGCGGAGCAAGCGCGCCACGCCTTGCGGGAACGCACGGGCGATGACGGCCTGGATATCCTGGTCAACAATGCCGGCGTCGGACTGCGCGCCCGCCTGCCGGAGGTGACTCCGCAGGATTTCGACCGCGTGCTGCAGGTAAACCTGAAGACGCCATTCTTCCTGATCCAGCATTGCCTGCCTTTCCTTCGAGACGCGGGCCGCATCATCAATATCTCGTCGATGGGCACACGCGCCGCCTATCCCGAGATGAGCGTCTACGCCCCGGCCAAGGCCGGCCTGGAGGCGCTGACCCTGCTGCTGGCCAGCGAACTGGGCGCGCGCGGCATCACCGTCAACGCGGTGCTGCCCGGCGCCACGGCGACCGACCTGAACCTGCGCGCCCGCGATCCGGAGATCAGCCGCGTCATTGCCCGGACCATCGCGCTGGGCCGCGTCGGCCAGCCCGAGGACATCGCCGACATCGTGGCCTTCCTGGCCTCGCACGAGGGGCGCTGGGTGACGGGGCAGAGCATAGACGCCACGGGGGGACAGCGCCTGTAG
- a CDS encoding ABC transporter permease, giving the protein MPATPALHSPAGVAAGAAARRPASFAARFARNRGAVAGALVLLLVALMAAGADWFFPVNPLRIVGAPEIWPFESWRYPLGTDSMGRDIAALIAHGARATLLIGLVAAATATLIGVSVGAAAAWSGGWIDEALMRVTELFQIIPNVVFVLTIVSVLGPRIETITLAVGLVSWPPIARLTRAEFLSFKEREFVQACRAVGMSPLRIVAAEILPNALPPVIVMSSLVVAGAILYESVVSFLGLGDPNIASWGRLVGEGRSLIRSSWYICAVPGVAIMLTVLSLNLVGDGLNDALNPKLQKR; this is encoded by the coding sequence ATGCCTGCAACTCCTGCCCTGCATTCTCCCGCCGGCGTCGCCGCCGGGGCCGCCGCCCGCCGTCCGGCCTCGTTCGCCGCGCGCTTCGCCCGCAATCGCGGCGCGGTGGCCGGCGCCCTGGTTCTCTTGCTGGTGGCGCTGATGGCCGCCGGCGCGGACTGGTTCTTCCCGGTCAACCCGCTGCGCATCGTCGGCGCGCCCGAAATCTGGCCGTTCGAATCCTGGCGCTATCCGCTGGGCACCGACTCCATGGGCCGCGACATCGCCGCGCTGATCGCGCATGGCGCGCGCGCCACGCTGCTGATCGGCCTGGTCGCGGCCGCCACCGCCACGCTGATCGGCGTCAGCGTCGGCGCAGCCGCGGCCTGGTCCGGCGGCTGGATCGACGAGGCGCTCATGCGCGTCACCGAGCTGTTCCAGATCATTCCCAACGTGGTCTTCGTGCTGACCATCGTGTCGGTGCTGGGCCCGCGCATCGAGACCATCACACTGGCCGTCGGCCTGGTGTCCTGGCCCCCGATCGCGCGGCTGACCCGCGCCGAATTCCTGTCCTTCAAGGAACGCGAGTTCGTGCAGGCCTGCCGCGCCGTGGGCATGAGCCCGCTGCGCATCGTCGCCGCGGAAATCCTGCCCAATGCGCTGCCGCCCGTCATCGTCATGTCGTCGCTGGTCGTGGCCGGCGCCATCCTCTACGAATCGGTGGTGTCGTTCCTGGGCCTGGGCGATCCCAACATCGCCAGCTGGGGCCGGCTGGTCGGCGAAGGCCGCAGCCTGATCCGGTCCTCCTGGTACATCTGCGCCGTGCCCGGCGTAGCCATCATGCTTACCGTGCTGTCGCTGAACCTCGTTGGCGACGGCCTGAACGACGCGCTCAATCCCAAGCTGCAAAAGCGCTGA
- a CDS encoding carboxymuconolactone decarboxylase family protein produces MSRLTPLDPAKLDPATATLFNQLLQDYGPYANMLSAFAPRPPALKHFFSYLVQSREDGLISPRHLEIALLTASKAHACHYCVTLHTPKLAAHGISQEAIDRLLEPEVPGLDEKDLVVRDYAVLVTLTPAQVSDAFYRKLQSFFSEEQIVELTIRIALCSFFKRFNEALEVPQEDVVALELEHGAA; encoded by the coding sequence TTGTCACGCCTGACTCCCCTGGATCCCGCCAAGCTGGATCCCGCCACCGCTACGCTCTTCAATCAGTTGCTGCAGGACTACGGCCCTTACGCCAATATGCTGAGCGCCTTCGCGCCACGTCCGCCGGCGTTGAAGCACTTCTTCTCCTATCTGGTGCAATCGCGCGAAGACGGGCTTATCTCGCCGCGCCATCTGGAGATCGCGCTGCTGACGGCATCCAAGGCGCACGCCTGCCACTATTGCGTCACGCTGCACACGCCCAAGCTGGCCGCGCACGGCATTTCGCAAGAGGCCATCGACCGCTTGCTGGAACCGGAAGTGCCGGGGCTGGACGAAAAGGACCTGGTCGTGCGCGACTACGCCGTGCTGGTCACGCTGACGCCGGCCCAGGTCAGCGACGCGTTCTACCGCAAGCTGCAGTCCTTCTTCAGCGAAGAACAGATCGTGGAACTGACCATCCGCATCGCGCTGTGCAGTTTCTTCAAGCGCTTCAATGAAGCGCTGGAAGTGCCGCAGGAAGACGTGGTGGCGCTGGAACTGGAGCATGGCGCGGCTTGA
- a CDS encoding M14 family metallopeptidase, which yields MSHTLPDYWDCFASDYAAARLAFVTAAAGRGAALFRHEHPTLKDPQGEPLSVDVAVLGRRDAPRTHLALSGTHGLEGAAGSAVQLAWLHADGGRALPDDVNVVLVHALNPYGYAHDTRTTENNVDLNRNFVDHTRPYPANPHYATLHPHLIPQEWTEATLDASARELEQFKQTHGADVLFNVTASGQYTHPDGLVYGGQNPEWSNRTLRRIVDEHLAASERVAFIDWHTGIGEYGEPFFLCFNDEGSPEQAQAASWWGAERVRDQRPHGLARPDYQGLVFRGVQQALGNRALAGAVVEFGTRGLQMRPALRLDQWLRFKAPLAADAARDAQLRADLVDAFVPVSSVWRRSVVAHGLHITRQAISGVAGW from the coding sequence ATGAGCCACACCTTGCCTGATTACTGGGACTGCTTCGCCAGCGACTACGCGGCGGCGCGGCTGGCCTTCGTGACCGCGGCCGCCGGGCGCGGCGCGGCGCTGTTCCGCCATGAGCACCCCACGCTGAAGGACCCGCAAGGCGAGCCGCTGAGCGTGGACGTCGCCGTGCTGGGCCGCCGCGATGCGCCCCGCACCCATCTTGCCCTCAGCGGCACGCATGGCCTGGAAGGCGCGGCCGGATCGGCCGTGCAGCTTGCCTGGCTGCATGCCGATGGTGGACGGGCGCTGCCGGACGACGTCAACGTGGTGCTGGTGCATGCGCTGAATCCGTATGGCTATGCGCACGACACGCGCACCACCGAAAACAATGTCGACCTGAACCGCAATTTCGTCGACCACACGCGTCCCTACCCCGCCAATCCGCATTACGCCACGCTGCACCCGCACCTGATCCCGCAGGAATGGACCGAGGCCACGCTGGATGCGAGCGCCCGGGAGCTGGAACAGTTCAAGCAGACGCATGGCGCGGACGTGCTGTTCAACGTCACCGCCAGCGGCCAGTACACGCACCCGGACGGCCTGGTCTATGGCGGCCAGAACCCGGAATGGTCCAACCGCACCCTGCGCCGCATCGTCGACGAGCACCTGGCCGCCAGCGAGCGCGTGGCCTTCATCGACTGGCACACCGGCATCGGCGAATACGGCGAGCCCTTCTTCCTGTGCTTCAACGACGAGGGCAGCCCGGAGCAGGCGCAAGCCGCAAGCTGGTGGGGCGCCGAACGCGTGCGCGACCAGCGCCCGCATGGACTGGCCCGTCCCGACTATCAGGGACTGGTGTTCCGCGGCGTGCAGCAGGCGCTGGGCAATCGCGCCCTGGCCGGCGCGGTCGTCGAGTTCGGCACGCGCGGCCTGCAGATGCGGCCCGCGCTGCGCCTGGACCAGTGGCTGCGCTTCAAGGCGCCGCTGGCGGCCGACGCCGCGCGCGACGCCCAGCTGCGAGCCGACCTGGTCGACGCCTTCGTTCCCGTATCCAGCGTGTGGCGGCGCAGCGTGGTCGCGCATGGCCTGCACATTACGCGCCAGGCCATAAGCGGCGTGGCCGGCTGGTGA
- a CDS encoding ABC transporter permease: MPIRLISRRLLQAIPLLLGVVVLNFALIQSVPGTFLDVMTAEQQVTDPALIERLRVTYGLDQPPAMQLLKYIGSVARLDFGYSYRHNLPVLDVILAHLPATLVLMLASIAIAVLVGMAAGIVSAVKVNTWWDSAVSAFAVLCFAAPSFWLGIMLIILFSVKLGWFPVGGMVTIGLDGGLWRQALDVLHHLALPAVALGLFYSAAYARVMRASMLEVSRMDYVRTAYAKGLTRATVVLRHILRNAVLPIVTLLGLQLGAVLGGSIVIESVFSWPGIGGVLFDSVMSRNYPVVLGILVLSSVVVIIANIIVDLAYTRLDPRIKAA, encoded by the coding sequence ATGCCGATCCGCCTGATCTCGCGCCGCCTGCTCCAGGCCATCCCGCTGCTGCTGGGCGTGGTGGTGCTGAACTTCGCCCTGATCCAATCCGTGCCGGGCACTTTCCTGGACGTCATGACGGCCGAACAGCAGGTCACCGATCCGGCGCTGATCGAACGCCTGCGCGTCACCTATGGACTGGACCAGCCCCCGGCCATGCAGCTGCTGAAGTACATCGGCTCGGTGGCGCGGCTGGATTTCGGCTATTCCTACCGGCACAACCTGCCGGTGCTGGACGTGATCCTGGCCCACCTGCCGGCAACGCTGGTGCTGATGCTGGCCAGCATCGCCATCGCCGTGCTGGTCGGCATGGCGGCCGGCATCGTGTCGGCCGTCAAGGTCAACACCTGGTGGGACAGCGCCGTGTCGGCATTCGCCGTGCTGTGCTTTGCCGCGCCGAGCTTCTGGCTGGGCATCATGCTGATCATCCTGTTCTCGGTGAAGCTGGGCTGGTTTCCCGTGGGCGGCATGGTCACCATCGGCCTGGACGGAGGCCTCTGGCGGCAGGCGCTGGACGTGCTGCACCACCTGGCGCTGCCGGCCGTCGCGCTGGGCCTGTTCTATTCGGCGGCATACGCCCGCGTCATGCGGGCGTCGATGCTGGAAGTCAGCCGCATGGACTACGTGCGCACCGCCTACGCCAAGGGCCTGACCCGCGCCACCGTGGTGCTGCGCCATATCTTGCGCAACGCCGTGCTGCCCATCGTGACCCTGCTGGGCCTGCAGCTGGGCGCGGTGCTGGGCGGCAGCATCGTGATCGAGTCCGTGTTCAGCTGGCCCGGCATCGGCGGCGTGCTGTTCGACAGCGTCATGAGCCGCAACTATCCCGTCGTGCTGGGCATCCTGGTGCTCAGCTCCGTCGTGGTGATCATCGCCAACATCATCGTGGACCTCGCCTACACCCGCCTGGATCCGCGCATCAAGGCCGCCTGA
- a CDS encoding ABC transporter substrate-binding protein — MTLATRPGRRAFLTRSAAGGLAATGLGLGLAPRALLAATDQPGSDAGPARKGGTLVATWGGLEPQALFVPGGGGSSPFLTSTKILERLLKLDADLKFQPALALSVTPAADFRSYTIKLREGVTWHDGAPFTSADVVYNVLQHWKPISAGIALKSLTQATAPDPHTVVLSFNAPVPEFFLKSTLSGQYQLLVPKHLYDGKDLITNPLNNTPVGTGPWKYGKWVRGSHVEYQRNEKYWNPSLPNLDKLVIRWWGDPASRGAALETGELGLAYSNPVPARDIDRLVKTGKVVVDTRGYQNTAWTVTAEFNQRRDIVNRREVRQAILHAIDRQFIVDTIYYGRGKPAIAPIFSSNPLFFTEDVPRYPYDPKKAAALLDAAGLPVKDGKRFTVNLLAAAWFEENAKLGQYLKQALEDVGIAVKLDSVDRATALKRIYGDYDYDIAVSNFTSPLELVPTVTQFFTTDGIVRGAAFRNATGYSSPEMDAIVGKLAIETAPEARRALAAQFARLASTDVPIVPLVEIQSFTLAGKNVRNFTTGANVQGETLADAWLQA, encoded by the coding sequence ATGACACTCGCCACGCGCCCCGGACGGCGCGCCTTCCTCACCCGTTCCGCCGCGGGCGGCCTGGCCGCCACCGGCCTGGGGCTGGGCCTGGCGCCGCGCGCCCTGCTGGCCGCCACCGACCAGCCCGGCTCGGATGCCGGGCCGGCCCGCAAGGGCGGCACCCTGGTCGCCACCTGGGGCGGCCTGGAGCCGCAAGCCCTGTTCGTACCGGGCGGCGGCGGCTCCAGCCCCTTCCTGACCTCCACCAAGATCCTGGAGCGCCTGCTCAAGCTGGACGCGGACCTGAAGTTCCAGCCCGCGCTGGCCCTGTCCGTCACGCCGGCGGCGGACTTCCGCAGCTACACGATCAAGCTGCGCGAAGGCGTCACCTGGCATGACGGCGCGCCGTTCACGTCGGCCGACGTGGTCTACAACGTGCTGCAGCACTGGAAGCCGATTTCGGCCGGCATCGCGCTGAAGTCGCTGACGCAGGCCACCGCGCCGGACCCGCACACGGTGGTGCTGAGCTTCAATGCGCCGGTGCCGGAGTTCTTCCTGAAATCGACGCTGTCCGGCCAGTACCAGCTGCTGGTGCCCAAGCACCTGTACGACGGCAAGGACCTCATCACCAATCCGCTGAACAACACGCCGGTGGGCACCGGCCCCTGGAAGTACGGCAAGTGGGTGCGCGGCAGCCACGTCGAATACCAGCGCAACGAAAAATACTGGAACCCCAGCCTGCCGAACCTGGACAAGCTGGTGATCCGCTGGTGGGGCGATCCGGCCTCGCGCGGCGCCGCGCTGGAGACCGGCGAACTGGGCCTGGCCTACTCCAACCCGGTGCCGGCGCGCGACATCGACCGGCTGGTCAAGACCGGCAAGGTGGTCGTGGACACCCGCGGCTACCAGAACACGGCCTGGACCGTCACGGCCGAATTCAACCAGCGCCGCGACATCGTCAACCGCCGCGAGGTGCGCCAGGCCATCCTGCACGCCATCGACCGCCAGTTCATCGTCGACACCATCTACTACGGCCGCGGCAAGCCGGCGATTGCGCCGATCTTCAGCAGCAATCCGCTGTTCTTCACCGAGGACGTGCCGCGCTACCCCTACGACCCCAAGAAGGCCGCCGCGCTGCTGGACGCGGCCGGACTGCCCGTCAAGGACGGCAAGCGCTTCACCGTCAACCTGCTGGCCGCCGCCTGGTTCGAGGAAAACGCCAAGCTGGGTCAATACCTGAAGCAGGCGCTGGAAGACGTGGGCATCGCGGTCAAGCTGGATTCCGTGGACCGCGCCACCGCGCTCAAGCGGATCTATGGCGACTATGACTACGACATCGCCGTGTCCAACTTCACTTCGCCGTTGGAACTGGTGCCCACGGTGACCCAGTTCTTCACCACCGACGGCATCGTGCGCGGCGCCGCATTCCGCAACGCCACGGGCTATTCCAGCCCCGAGATGGACGCCATCGTCGGCAAGCTGGCGATCGAAACCGCGCCCGAGGCCCGCCGCGCGCTGGCCGCGCAGTTCGCGCGCCTGGCTTCCACCGACGTGCCCATCGTGCCGCTGGTGGAGATCCAGTCGTTCACGCTGGCCGGCAAGAACGTGCGCAACTTCACCACCGGCGCCAACGTCCAGGGCGAAACCCTGGCCGACGCCTGGCTGCAGGCCTGA
- a CDS encoding VOC family protein, with product MSLPSVTGLDHYIIRVNDLQAATDRYVKLGFSLAPQGRHHRGTRNQTIILDANYLELLTFPETLKAQSRFGGFDDAYEGPVATALQTTDSTAVHAELARLGIDAEPPVSGGRPVHLPEGSEDAAWNNTQFPAGLLGVPDFFTCGHLTRHLVYRPEWQDHANGARRIEALIAVHPEPRSLRAGYERVFGAIAISELPDGGLQVRRGSLRIDFLTPAAIEQRYPRVRVPAGLPASAQGGWFAGSVIGVRDLAKTRALFDANQVNYRANTRGELVVSPDDAGGALQVFVQEA from the coding sequence ATGTCCCTCCCCTCAGTCACCGGCCTGGACCACTACATCATCCGGGTCAACGACCTGCAGGCGGCGACCGACCGCTACGTCAAGCTGGGCTTCAGCCTGGCGCCGCAAGGCCGGCACCATCGCGGCACGCGCAACCAGACCATCATCCTGGATGCGAACTATCTTGAACTGCTGACCTTCCCCGAAACGCTGAAAGCGCAGTCGCGCTTTGGCGGCTTCGACGACGCCTACGAAGGGCCGGTGGCCACCGCCCTGCAGACGACCGACAGCACGGCCGTGCATGCCGAGCTGGCGCGCCTGGGCATCGACGCCGAGCCGCCCGTCAGCGGCGGCCGCCCCGTGCACCTGCCCGAAGGCAGCGAGGACGCCGCCTGGAACAACACCCAGTTTCCCGCCGGCCTGCTTGGCGTGCCGGATTTCTTCACCTGCGGCCACCTGACGCGTCATCTGGTCTACCGGCCCGAATGGCAGGACCACGCCAACGGCGCGCGCCGTATCGAGGCGCTGATCGCCGTCCACCCCGAACCGCGCTCGCTGCGCGCCGGCTATGAACGCGTGTTCGGCGCGATCGCCATCAGCGAACTGCCCGATGGCGGCCTGCAGGTGCGCCGCGGCAGCCTGCGCATCGACTTCCTGACGCCGGCCGCAATTGAACAGCGCTACCCCCGGGTCCGCGTGCCAGCCGGCCTGCCGGCCTCGGCCCAGGGCGGATGGTTCGCGGGGTCGGTCATCGGCGTCCGCGATCTGGCAAAGACGCGCGCGCTGTTCGACGCCAACCAGGTGAACTACCGCGCCAACACGCGCGGCGAGCTGGTGGTGTCGCCCGACGACGCGGGCGGCGCGCTGCAAGTCTTCGTGCAAGAGGCCTGA
- a CDS encoding quinone oxidoreductase family protein — MKAIVLREHGGSDKLRLETNFPDPVAGPDDVVIRVKASSLNYHDVFTRRGMPGIKLPFPVIIGLDVAGEIVQAGGNVRDWKVGDRVLVDPIDRVDGGLVGETIHGGLAELCRIPAHQLLRLPDEVSFEQAAALPVAYGTALRMMNRIGQVQPGEKVLILGASGGVGVCAVQLAKLAGAEVIACAGTAEKGEALRALGADHIILYTEEDFLKAVQERFGKPSRRRGGKPGGVDVVVNFTGGDTWVKSLRCLRLGGRLLTCGATAGFDPKEDLRYIWTFELQIRGSNGWDREDLHELLALVRDGRLRVEVDRVWPLEQGADALASLEDRKIVGKVLVAS, encoded by the coding sequence ATGAAAGCTATTGTTTTGCGTGAACACGGCGGCAGCGACAAGCTGCGCCTGGAAACCAACTTCCCCGACCCCGTGGCCGGTCCCGACGACGTGGTGATTCGCGTCAAGGCCTCGTCCTTGAACTATCACGACGTGTTCACCCGCCGCGGCATGCCCGGCATCAAGCTGCCCTTCCCCGTCATCATCGGCCTGGACGTGGCCGGCGAGATCGTGCAGGCGGGCGGCAACGTGCGCGACTGGAAGGTGGGCGACCGCGTCCTGGTGGATCCGATCGACCGCGTCGACGGCGGGCTGGTCGGCGAGACCATCCACGGCGGCCTGGCGGAGCTGTGCCGCATCCCCGCGCACCAGTTGCTGCGCCTGCCCGACGAGGTCAGCTTCGAGCAGGCCGCCGCGCTGCCGGTGGCCTATGGCACCGCGCTGCGCATGATGAACCGAATCGGCCAGGTGCAGCCTGGCGAAAAGGTGCTGATCCTGGGCGCAAGCGGCGGCGTGGGCGTCTGCGCCGTGCAGCTGGCCAAGCTGGCCGGCGCCGAAGTCATCGCCTGCGCCGGCACCGCCGAAAAGGGCGAAGCGCTGCGCGCCCTGGGCGCCGACCACATCATCCTGTACACGGAAGAAGACTTCCTGAAGGCCGTGCAGGAACGCTTCGGCAAGCCTTCCCGCCGCCGCGGCGGCAAGCCCGGCGGCGTGGACGTGGTGGTGAATTTCACGGGCGGCGACACCTGGGTCAAGTCCCTGCGCTGCCTGCGCCTGGGCGGACGCCTGCTGACCTGCGGCGCCACCGCCGGCTTCGATCCCAAGGAAGACCTGCGCTACATCTGGACCTTCGAGCTGCAGATCCGCGGCTCCAACGGCTGGGACCGCGAGGACCTGCACGAACTGCTGGCGCTGGTGCGCGACGGCCGCCTGCGCGTGGAGGTGGACCGGGTCTGGCCGCTGGAACAAGGCGCCGACGCACTGGCCTCGCTGGAAGATCGCAAGATCGTCGGCAAAGTGCTGGTGGCCTCATGA
- a CDS encoding ABC transporter ATP-binding protein, whose translation MSPTPPLKLEIRNLSKRFHTDTGTVQVLDDISLNAASGEFVSIIGPSGCGKSTLFNILTGLLEHDAGTISLDGQALPNLRGRVGYMLQRDLLMPWRTVLDNVLVGLEIRGTPKAESVELAREYLHTFGLLPFQDSYPKALSGGMRQRVALARTLLPDPDVLLLDEPFSALDYQTRLFLESMLADTVSKQGKTVVLVTHDIDEAIALSERIFVLSARPGRLKSVHEIELGTRSPLQARHDSRFPGYFDLLCQELDIQTARKDGTHA comes from the coding sequence ATGAGCCCTACCCCTCCCCTCAAGCTCGAAATCCGCAATCTCTCCAAGCGGTTCCACACCGACACCGGCACGGTCCAGGTCCTGGACGACATCAGCCTGAACGCCGCCAGCGGTGAATTCGTCAGCATCATCGGACCTTCAGGCTGCGGCAAGTCCACCCTGTTCAACATCCTGACCGGCCTGCTGGAGCACGACGCAGGCACCATCTCGCTGGACGGGCAGGCATTGCCCAACCTGCGCGGGCGCGTCGGCTATATGCTGCAGCGGGACCTCCTGATGCCCTGGCGCACCGTGCTGGACAACGTTCTGGTCGGCCTGGAGATCCGCGGCACGCCAAAGGCCGAATCCGTGGAACTGGCGCGCGAGTACCTGCATACCTTCGGCCTGCTGCCCTTTCAGGACAGTTACCCCAAGGCGCTGTCGGGCGGCATGCGCCAGCGCGTCGCGCTGGCGCGCACATTGCTGCCGGACCCGGACGTGCTGCTGCTGGACGAGCCGTTCTCTGCGCTGGACTACCAGACCCGCCTGTTCCTGGAATCCATGCTGGCCGACACCGTCAGCAAGCAGGGCAAGACGGTGGTGCTGGTGACCCATGACATCGACGAGGCGATCGCCCTGTCCGAACGCATCTTCGTGCTGAGCGCCCGCCCAGGCCGCCTGAAAAGCGTGCATGAGATCGAGCTGGGCACGCGTTCGCCGCTGCAGGCGCGCCACGACAGCCGCTTCCCCGGCTACTTCGACCTGCTCTGCCAGGAACTCGACATACAGACCGCCCGCAAGGACGGCACCCACGCATGA
- a CDS encoding PaaI family thioesterase, with amino-acid sequence MSAVLNAAEIQAKFDGSPFIAWLGLSVREVNHEQGELTVLAPMRPEFERGAASGQWHGGPLAAVIDTVGDFAVGMLLGRGLPTINFRVDYLRPAVNTSLTAVARVRRNGRSVGVADVDLYNDQGALVAIGRATYATLSQG; translated from the coding sequence ATGAGCGCGGTGCTGAATGCGGCCGAGATCCAGGCCAAGTTCGACGGGTCGCCCTTCATCGCCTGGCTGGGCCTGTCGGTGCGCGAGGTGAACCACGAACAAGGCGAACTGACGGTGCTGGCGCCGATGCGCCCGGAATTCGAGCGCGGCGCGGCCAGCGGCCAATGGCATGGCGGCCCGCTGGCCGCCGTGATCGACACCGTGGGCGACTTCGCCGTCGGCATGCTGCTGGGCCGTGGGCTGCCGACGATCAATTTCCGCGTCGACTACCTGCGCCCCGCCGTGAACACCTCGCTGACCGCCGTGGCGCGGGTGCGCCGCAATGGCCGCAGCGTCGGCGTGGCGGACGTGGACCTCTACAACGACCAGGGCGCGCTGGTGGCCATCGGCCGCGCCACCTACGCCACGCTCAGCCAGGGCTGA
- a CDS encoding class I adenylate-forming enzyme family protein has translation MTHPLKNLGDLADPRLPAELPAIIDLRQPGAPLHLTHGQADRLAGGVAAWLTARGLVPGARVAIAALNRAEYLIAYFGIMRAGFVAVPVNIKQSQENIDYVLRDADIALAFVDGPRRAAFEATVPVLDFDDAGPQGFAAQIAPAAFAAVTPAAQDIAQMLYTSGSTGKPKGVPLTHAGQLWALSTTAGPAVPVDKQARYLLAQPLFHMNGLFMAKRAFASNSLLVIQPSFDAAAYADALERYRITVLTAVPTMFARLVKDPALLQDRDLSALERVMLGSAPMTVALYERIQQALPQVRITHGYGTTEAGPAVFGPHPAGLPTPPLAVGHPLHPDQVRLADGPGPDEGVLLMKNPAVLAGYHNLPEKSAQVLKDGWYYSGDVMRRDSDGFYYFVGRADDMFVCSGENIYPVEVEKLLESHPDVRQSCVVPLADEERGYIPVAFVVRRGGSSLDADALKRHALAHGPAYQHPRRIRFVDDLPWAGTNKVDRNALLQQARELEALQAWTRAEKEAA, from the coding sequence ATGACGCATCCTCTCAAGAACCTGGGCGATCTGGCCGATCCCCGGCTCCCCGCCGAACTGCCGGCCATCATCGACCTGCGCCAGCCCGGCGCGCCCTTGCACCTGACCCACGGCCAGGCCGACCGGCTCGCCGGCGGCGTGGCCGCTTGGCTGACCGCCAGGGGCCTGGTGCCTGGCGCCCGCGTCGCCATCGCCGCGCTCAACCGGGCCGAGTACCTGATCGCCTACTTCGGCATCATGCGCGCCGGATTCGTGGCCGTGCCCGTCAACATCAAGCAGTCGCAGGAAAACATCGACTACGTGCTGCGCGACGCGGACATCGCCCTGGCCTTCGTGGACGGGCCCCGCCGCGCCGCGTTCGAGGCCACCGTGCCCGTGCTGGACTTCGACGACGCCGGCCCGCAGGGCTTTGCCGCGCAGATCGCGCCCGCGGCCTTTGCCGCCGTCACGCCCGCCGCGCAAGACATCGCGCAGATGCTGTACACCTCCGGCTCCACCGGCAAGCCCAAGGGCGTGCCGCTGACCCACGCCGGGCAACTGTGGGCCCTGTCCACCACCGCCGGCCCCGCCGTGCCGGTGGATAAACAGGCCCGCTACCTGCTGGCGCAACCGCTGTTCCACATGAACGGCCTGTTCATGGCCAAGCGCGCTTTCGCCAGCAACAGCCTGCTGGTCATCCAGCCCTCGTTCGACGCGGCCGCCTATGCGGACGCGCTGGAGCGCTATCGCATCACCGTGCTGACGGCCGTGCCGACCATGTTCGCCCGCCTGGTCAAGGACCCCGCCCTGTTGCAGGACCGCGACCTGTCCGCGCTCGAACGCGTGATGCTGGGTTCGGCGCCCATGACCGTGGCCCTGTATGAACGCATCCAGCAGGCGCTGCCGCAGGTGCGCATCACCCACGGCTACGGCACGACCGAGGCCGGGCCCGCCGTGTTCGGCCCGCACCCCGCCGGCCTGCCCACGCCGCCCCTGGCCGTCGGCCACCCGCTGCACCCGGACCAGGTCCGGCTGGCGGACGGCCCGGGCCCCGACGAGGGCGTGCTGCTCATGAAGAACCCCGCCGTGCTCGCCGGTTATCACAACCTGCCGGAGAAAAGCGCGCAGGTGCTAAAGGACGGCTGGTACTACAGCGGCGACGTCATGCGCCGCGACAGCGACGGCTTCTACTACTTCGTGGGTCGCGCCGACGACATGTTCGTGTGCTCGGGCGAGAACATCTACCCCGTGGAAGTCGAAAAGCTGCTGGAGTCGCATCCCGACGTGCGCCAGAGCTGCGTGGTGCCGCTGGCCGACGAAGAGCGGGGCTACATCCCCGTCGCCTTCGTGGTGCGGCGCGGCGGCAGTTCGCTGGATGCCGACGCGCTCAAGCGCCATGCGCTGGCCCACGGCCCGGCTTACCAGCACCCCCGCCGCATCCGGTTCGTGGACGATCTGCCCTGGGCGGGCACCAACAAGGTCGACCGCAACGCCCTGCTGCAACAGGCGCGCGAGCTTGAAGCCCTGCAGGCATGGACCCGGGCCGAGAAGGAGGCCGCATGA